CCCCCTAGTTGGAGTTACACGAGTTGGTCTGTCTACTTCCCTCGCCGGAAGAATTACCTTATAAGTGGCTTTAGCCACACCACCCTTTAGTTTTACACCCCACACTTCAATTTCCCCAATTTCAAGTGGTCTAGATTGCGAAAAGTTTCTTGCTAAAACTCTTGTAATGCGCCCTCCTCTAGATTCTAAAAGACGATATACATCTACTCGTATAACTTTAAAGCCCTGAGGGTCCTCCGTGTTCACAATTTCCATTTCTAGCCTGCCTGGATAATTATTCTTTTTCTCAGTTGCTCCTAATCCAACTCCAGCCTTTTTAGCATCAATAAGCAAAATTGTTGCGAAATATTCTTCCCCATCCAGTACTTCGAGGGTTTGAGAAGCTATTTTTTGAGAAACAAAAATTAGTAGAACGAACAAATATCTCATGACTAGAATTTTTTCTCAAATGTTAATTTAAATTTTTTGCTCTTATCCCAATAGTTATGATATTCTTCTGGTATATTATATTCTTTTTTGAAAATTACAGTATTACCTATTATTTCAGGAGTGAAATCTACATACTGGACATCATCGAATTGAAATTTGGTTTTTTTATCAAATTGTTGAGCGCATGGATATAAACATTCCATTTCAATTTTAACCAACTCCAACCCCTCATCAAAGGTAAAAGATTGTTCACTTTTTAAGTAATCTACAGCAATAATCTCTGCGGTCTCTACAGCCTCTGATTCTTCAACATCACAGGCATAAGCTACCAAAACTAGAATTAATAAGATTGATTTTTTCATTTTTTGTAAATTTATTCAACAGTATTTGCAAGATATTTCTTTTTATATATTCAAACAAAGATTTACAAAACTTAATCTTAACTCTAAACATTCTTAAAGTATTTTTTTAAAGTTGCTCTTCAAAAACAGAAAATTTTAATCCCTTTTAGGTTTTTTAACGGGACACCTCTTTTTGGCAGCTATTTATATGATGTGGATGCCTGAGGCACAGCTTTACAAAAGGCTAATCTAGCCGATTATTCAACCGTAATGCGGCACTACACAAAATACAAACCCTTACTACAATTTATGAAATCCAAAAGGGTTATCGGCCCCGCCCATAACCATAACGATATCATTCTTTATACGAATGACTTCAAACTTTGAGGTCCCCTTAACTATTTATTTACCCCTTTTTATTAAGTTCTCACCAATAAATCGCAGTATTTTTTTTCCTTCTTCATCGCACTCAATTCTGGAAAGTGAACCAAAGGCCAATTGGGTATAATGCACAATGGCATTTTTTGTGGCCCCCACGGCACCACTTCTTGTGAAAAGCTTCTTAACCAGGGCTACCTTGCCTGTATTATCCTTGAGCTGGACCCCAAATTCCTGCAGTAAGGTTTCCCTATCCTTTTCGTTCGCCAGTTCCATTGCCTTAAGGTATAGGAAGGTTTTTTTGTTCTCAATGATATCCCCTCCCACTTGTTTTCCAAAAGTCTCTGGATTTCCAAAAGCATCCAAATAATCGTCTTGCAACTGAAAGGCAATACCGAGGTTCTTGCCAAATTCATAGATCAAATCCTGGTTTTTTGTGGAGGCCCTAGCTATGATTGCACCCATTTTTAAAGCGGCAGCGATCAAAACCGAAGTTTTGTATTCTATCATTTTTAAATATTCCGGAATGGTAACGTCCGTCCTCGTTTCAAAGTCCACATCGTATTGCTGCCCCTCACACACTTCCTTTGCCGTTTTGTTGAACAACAGAAAAAGTTCCTTGAGCACATTACCCTCATACCTTTCCAAAAACCGATAGGAATTAATGAGCATAACATCACCGGAGAGGATTCCCGTGTTTATGTCCCATTTTTCATGAACTGTTTGTTTTCCCCTTCGCAATGGGGCATCGTCCATAATATCATCATGGACCAGGGAAAAGTTATGGAACACTTCCACGGCCATTGCCGCATCCAGTGCCGATCGGTAATCTGTTCCAAACAATTCAGCGGCAATTAGTGTAAGTACAGGACGCAATCGTTTTCCGCCCAAACCCAGAATGTAGGCAACGGGATCATACAGTCCATTGGGTTCTTGGGGGCCTTGATAACTTTCCAAATACGCTACAAACTGTTTCTGATAAAAAGTAAGGCGTTGCATGCGAATAATTTTGCTTAAAAATACATTGCCTGTTACAATTAAGTTGTATGCACGTCCAACAGAAGTAGAAAATTTCAAAAAAAATGCAATGGATTTTAAATCCATCGTCTTTAAAGGTGAATAAGGGCATAAAAATGCTAACGGATGAGTCCGAAAAACAATAGCCAACTAAAAATATCGGCATTTTTCGCAGAGGAGTACCATGCACTAAAAGGGTATGTTACCTCTAAAATTGATGATACGGCCGATAGGGATGCCGAGGATATACTCCAAGATGTGGCCCTTAGGATATTCTCCAGACCGGAAAGTGCGCTGCCCATAAACAACATTCCCGGTTTTGTGTACAGCGCAATTAAGAACAGAATAATAGACACTATGCGGACAAAAAAGGAAAAACGCTACGAGGAAAGTGATTTGGACCACCTTTGGACGGAATTTGCAGACTTGTTTTACGGAACGGAAGATTTTCCTTATCCAACGCACGTCATCAATCAATTAAAGACGGCCATCATGGAATTAAAACTCCCATATCGGGATATTATTCTTGCCGTTGACTTTGAGGGCTATTCCTACAGGGAGATTTCAACGGAAACGGGGATTCCCGAAGGTACTTTAATGTCCAGAAGGCATAGGGCCATGTCCCTCCTCTTAAAAAAACTGGAACACAACATAACTTCATAAAAAATAAAGATCATGGATTACAAAAATGAATTGGAACAAAAGATAGAACATAAGGTAACCGATTATGTGGCCAAGGGTTTTAAAATCTTCTTTTTTGCCCTGTTTATGGTGGGATTGCTCTTCCTTATCGGTTATGTCGTAATGCTATTATGGAACTGGTTGATGCCAGAACTATTTGGATTAACGACCATTACGTACTGGCAGGCCTTCGGAATCCTTATACTGGCCAAAATCATTTTTGGTTTTGGTGGGGGAAATGGCCCGGGAAAGAAATACAAAAGAAAATGGAAATCCCAGCGAACCCCAAAGTCCTGCGGTCCGCTCCGAAAGGACTTTTCAGAATGGAAATATTACGATAGGTTTTGGAAAGAAGAGGGAGAGTCCGCCTTTAAGGCCTACGTGGAAAAACAGAGAAACCATGGAGAAAAAGAATAACCGTATCCATGTTAGGCGTAGGTCCCCCAGATTCAGCGGCTTTTTTACCATTTCAGGCAAAAAAACCACAACTCGGTCCAATTTCATCCTATTCCTACGTCATTATAAACAAGGTTTGTAGAAGATTAGAAACTCGTTAAATAAATGTAAAACTTTGGAAACTTTTTTTGTTTTTACAGTTTCCAGTTTAGTTTTGGTCCCTCAAATGAGAAACGACATTTTAAATAAGGCGACCGATCTTTTTTTAAACTACGGGTTTAAAAGTGTGACCATGGATGATTTGGCCCATGAAATGGGGATATCCAAAAAGACCATTTACAGTCATTTTGAAAATAAGACCAAGTTGGTTGAAGAGGCCACTATGAACCTTTTTTGGGAAATATCAAATGGGATAGACCATATCATTGCCCTGAAGAAAAATCCGATCGAAGAGTTATATGAAATCAAAAAATTTGTGATGTCCCGTTTAAAGGACGAGAAGGCCTCCACACTTTACCAGTTACAGAAATACTATCCCAGACTCTTTGAAACCTTAAAGAAAAAGGAGATTGAGGTGATGCAGGACTGTCTGGTCGATAACATTAGAAGGGGAATGGAGATTGGTATTTACCGGGAGAATTTAAACGTGCAGTTTGTGGCACGTATTTATTTTTCCGGTGCCATAAGTTTAAGTGACCACGATCTTTTTCCGGTATCCCTATTCAATAAAGTTGAGCTGGAAGACTACTTTCTAGAATACCATCTAAGGGGGATCGTCACCCCCAAAGGACGGAAAATACTGAACGAAATCATCAATTCAAATCAAGAATAAATGCGAACGATCATCAAACTAAGTATACTACTATTGTTTTGGTCCGTACCACTAAGTGCACAGGAAACCAAAACCTCCTTTTCTTTGGATGAGGCTATAGCCTATGCGCTGGAACACAACTACCAATCCATCAATGCCAGTAGGGATTTGGTGGACGCCCAAAAGCAAAAATGGGAAACCATTGCCTCCGGATTGCCCCAAATAGATGGAAGTGTGTCCTACCAAAACCAAATAAAACAACAGGTGGTCCAATTGCCCGGGGAAATCGCAGGGCAACCTCCAGGTACTTTTTTCGAGACACCTCTGGGACAACCACAACAAGTGACCGCAACTGGCACGCTAAGACAGCAAATTTTTGATGGATCCTATATTGTAGGTGTACAGGCCACCAAGGCCTTTGTTCAATTTAGCAAGAACAATAAGGAAAAAACCGATTTGGATGTCACGCGGTCCGTGGTAGAAGCCTATGGCAACGTATTGCTGGCCCAAGAGAGCGTGGCCATCTTTGAAAAGAACACGGCCACTTTGGAGAAAAACCTCTATGAGACCAAAAAGATTTTTGAAAACGGCCTGGGGGATGAAGAGAGCGTGGATCAGTTACAGATTACCCTTTCCTCCGTGGACAACCAATTGAAGAATGCAAGGCGATTGGAAAAGATTACCTTACAGATGCTCAACCTCATGATGGGCATCCCTTTGGACAATCCTACCCAATTGACCGAAAATCTGGATGCCCTTACGCAAAGGAAAATAGATTACGGCCTTTTGGATACCCAGCTTGTAATGGAAGAAAATATAGACTACAAGACGGTCTTTAACCTTAATGAGCAACGAT
The sequence above is a segment of the Muricauda sp. SCSIO 64092 genome. Coding sequences within it:
- a CDS encoding TetR/AcrR family transcriptional regulator, whose protein sequence is MRNDILNKATDLFLNYGFKSVTMDDLAHEMGISKKTIYSHFENKTKLVEEATMNLFWEISNGIDHIIALKKNPIEELYEIKKFVMSRLKDEKASTLYQLQKYYPRLFETLKKKEIEVMQDCLVDNIRRGMEIGIYRENLNVQFVARIYFSGAISLSDHDLFPVSLFNKVELEDYFLEYHLRGIVTPKGRKILNEIINSNQE
- a CDS encoding RNA polymerase sigma factor, with product MSPKNNSQLKISAFFAEEYHALKGYVTSKIDDTADRDAEDILQDVALRIFSRPESALPINNIPGFVYSAIKNRIIDTMRTKKEKRYEESDLDHLWTEFADLFYGTEDFPYPTHVINQLKTAIMELKLPYRDIILAVDFEGYSYREISTETGIPEGTLMSRRHRAMSLLLKKLEHNITS
- a CDS encoding TolC family protein, with translation MRTIIKLSILLLFWSVPLSAQETKTSFSLDEAIAYALEHNYQSINASRDLVDAQKQKWETIASGLPQIDGSVSYQNQIKQQVVQLPGEIAGQPPGTFFETPLGQPQQVTATGTLRQQIFDGSYIVGVQATKAFVQFSKNNKEKTDLDVTRSVVEAYGNVLLAQESVAIFEKNTATLEKNLYETKKIFENGLGDEESVDQLQITLSSVDNQLKNARRLEKITLQMLNLMMGIPLDNPTQLTENLDALTQRKIDYGLLDTQLVMEENIDYKTVFNLNEQRFFELKLAKSRALPTLNAFINYGGNSFSDQFNFLSQGQQWFGFSTFGVDLNIPIFSSLGRSASTQRAKIAYEKAKTQLTETQEQVRLQLENAKSDYILAIEEYQTSKDNLELAERIENKNQIKYSEGLATSFELRQAQTQLYDTQQEYLQSMVDVINRKTDLEIILNK
- a CDS encoding polyprenyl synthetase family protein — translated: MQRLTFYQKQFVAYLESYQGPQEPNGLYDPVAYILGLGGKRLRPVLTLIAAELFGTDYRSALDAAMAVEVFHNFSLVHDDIMDDAPLRRGKQTVHEKWDINTGILSGDVMLINSYRFLERYEGNVLKELFLLFNKTAKEVCEGQQYDVDFETRTDVTIPEYLKMIEYKTSVLIAAALKMGAIIARASTKNQDLIYEFGKNLGIAFQLQDDYLDAFGNPETFGKQVGGDIIENKKTFLYLKAMELANEKDRETLLQEFGVQLKDNTGKVALVKKLFTRSGAVGATKNAIVHYTQLAFGSLSRIECDEEGKKILRFIGENLIKRGK